Proteins from a single region of Punica granatum isolate Tunisia-2019 chromosome 8, ASM765513v2, whole genome shotgun sequence:
- the LOC116188515 gene encoding calcium-dependent protein kinase 10-like isoform X1 — protein MGNCNACVRPEAEEKEREPGNRPAKKGKDRRPNPYAEDPIRSPAPIRVLKDVIPLSHRTRINDKYVLSRELGRGEFGITYLCTDRETREALACKSISKRKLRTAVDIEDVRREVAIMSTLPEHPNIVRLKATYEDNENVHIVEELCEGGELFDRIVARGHYSERAAASVARTIAEVVRMCHANGVMHRDLKPENFLFANKKENAALKAIDFGLSVFFKPGERFSEIVGSPYYMAPEVLKRNYGPEVDVWSAGVILYILLCGVPPFWAETEQGVALAILRGVIDFKREPWPQVSNNAKSLVRQMLEPDPRKRLTAQQVLDHPWIQNAKKASNVPLGDVVRTRLKQFSLMNRFKKKALRVIAEHLSIQEVEVIRDMFALMDTDNDGKVTYEELKAGLQKVGSQLAEPEIKMLMEVADVDGNGVLDYGEFVAVTIHLQRMENDEHFRRAFMFFDKDDSGYIEMGELRDALADESGETDSDVLNEIMREVDTDKDGQISYDEFVAMMKTGTDWRKASRQYSRERFKSLSLNLMKDGSLHLHDGLTGQSVKV, from the exons ATGGGGAATTGCAACGCCTGTGTGAGGCCGGAggcggaggagaaggagagggAGCCCGGCAATAGGCCGGCCAAGAAGGGCAAGGATCGGAGGCCCAACCCCTACGCGGAGGACCCGATCCGCTCGCCCGCCCCGATCCGGGTCCTGAAGGATGTCATCCCGCTCAGTCACCGCACCCGGATCAACGACAAGTACGTGCTCAGCCGCGAGCTCGGTCGGGGCGAGTTCGGCATCACCTACCTCTGCACCGACCGGGAGACCCGTGAAGCCCTTGCCTGCAAGTCCATCTCCAAGCGGAAGCTCAGGACCGCCGTTGACATCGAGGACGTGCGACGAGAG GTTGCCATCATGTCGACCCTGCCAGAGCACCCGAACATAGTGAGGCTCAAGGCGACGTACGAGGACAATGAGAACGTCCATATCGTGGAGGAGTTATGCGAGGGAGGGGAGCTGTTTGATCGGATTGTTGCAAGGGGGCATTACAGTGAGAGGGCAGCTGCCAGTGTAGCGAGGACCATCGCTGAGGTGGTGAGGATGTGCCATGCGAACGGTGTCATGCATCGGGACCTGAAGCCTGAGAATTTCCTGTTTGCTAACAAGAAGGAGAATGCGGCTCTCAAGGCCATTGATTTTGGGTTGTCCGTATTCTTCAAACCGG GGGAGCGGTTCTCAGAGATTGTGGGAAGTCCATATTACATGGCTCCAGAGGTACTGAAGCGGAACTATGGACCCGAGGTTGATGTGTGGAGCGCCGGTGTGATTCTCTACATTTTGCTATGCGGTGTTCCCCCATTTTGGGCAG AGACCGAACAAGGTGTTGCTCTGGCAATTCTGAGGGGAGTAATCGATTTTAAGAGGGAGCCATGGCCTCAAGTATCCAACAATGCTAAGAGTCTTGTTCGACAGATGTTGGAACCTGATCCTCGGAAACGATTGACTGCTCAGCAGGTGCTTG ACCATCCCTGGATACAGAATGCAAAGAAGGCTTCAAATGTTCCCCTGGGCGATGTAGTAAGGACTAGGCTGAAGCAGTTCTCTTTAATGAATAGGTTCAAGAAGAAAGCCCTCCGA GTAATCGCAGAACACTTATCTATTCAAGAAGTAGAAGTGATCAGAGACATGTTTGCGTTAATGGACACTGACAATGATGGGAAGGTGACTTATGAAGAACTGAAGGCTGGGCTTCAGAAAGTTGGCTCACAGTTGGCTGAGCCCGAGATAAAGATGCTCATGGAAGTG GCTGATGTTGATGGCAATGGAGTCCTTGACTACGGAGAGTTCGTTGCGGTGACAATTCATTTGCAGCGGATGGAGAATGATGAGCACTTCCGAAGAGCCTTCATGTTTTTCGACAAGGATGATAGCGGTTACATCGAAATGGGAGAGCTCCGGGACGCCTTAGCAGATGAATCGGGGGAGACCGATTCTGATGTCCTGAATGAGATCATGCGCGAGGTTGACACAGACAAG GACGGGCAGATCAGCTATGATGAATTCGTAGCGATGATGAAGACCGGAACCGATTGGAGAAAGGCTTCCCGACAATATTCCCGGGAGAGATTCAAGAGTTTGAGCCTTAACTTGATGAAAGACGGGTCGCTCCACCTGCATGATGGCCTCACGGGTCAATCGGTCAAAGTATGA
- the LOC116187519 gene encoding SKP1-like protein 1A, with the protein MPRYCQRGPRPASAPLRCSPLVSDRPLRRSPLVSDRPQTIRHMIEDDCADNGIPLPNVTSKILAKVVEYCKKHVEAAAESKSEDRPSPATAVEDELKAWDADFVKVDQATLFDLILVGQLLLS; encoded by the exons ATGCCGCGTTACTGTCAACGTGGACCAAGGCCGGCCTCAG CTCCTCTCCGTTGCTCGCCTCTCGTCTCCGACCGTCCTCTCCGTCGCTCGCCTCTCGTCTCCGACCGTCCTCAGACCATCAGGCACATGATCGAGGACGACTGCGCCGACAACGGGATCCCCCTCCCCAACGTCACCAGCAAGATCCTCGCCAAGGTCGTCGAGTACTGCAAGAAGCACGTTGAGGCCGCCGCCGAGAGCAAGTCCGAGGACCGCCCCTCCCCCGCCACCGCCGTCGAGGACGAACTCAAGGCGTGGGACGCTGATTTCGTCAAGGTCGATCAGGCCACGCTCTTCGATCTGATTCTGGTCGGTCAGTTGCTGCTCTCTTAG
- the LOC116188515 gene encoding calcium-dependent protein kinase 10-like isoform X2, translating to MGNCNACVRPEAEEKEREPGNRPAKKGKDRRPNPYAEDPIRSPAPIRVLKDVIPLSHRTRINDKYVLSRELGRGEFGITYLCTDRETREALACKSISKRKLRTAVDIEDVRREVAIMSTLPEHPNIVRLKATYEDNENVHIVEELCEGGELFDRIVARGHYSERAAASVARTIAEVVRMCHANGVMHRDLKPENFLFANKKENAALKAIDFGLSVFFKPGERFSEIVGSPYYMAPEVLKRNYGPEVDVWSAGVILYILLCGVPPFWADHPWIQNAKKASNVPLGDVVRTRLKQFSLMNRFKKKALRVIAEHLSIQEVEVIRDMFALMDTDNDGKVTYEELKAGLQKVGSQLAEPEIKMLMEVADVDGNGVLDYGEFVAVTIHLQRMENDEHFRRAFMFFDKDDSGYIEMGELRDALADESGETDSDVLNEIMREVDTDKDGQISYDEFVAMMKTGTDWRKASRQYSRERFKSLSLNLMKDGSLHLHDGLTGQSVKV from the exons ATGGGGAATTGCAACGCCTGTGTGAGGCCGGAggcggaggagaaggagagggAGCCCGGCAATAGGCCGGCCAAGAAGGGCAAGGATCGGAGGCCCAACCCCTACGCGGAGGACCCGATCCGCTCGCCCGCCCCGATCCGGGTCCTGAAGGATGTCATCCCGCTCAGTCACCGCACCCGGATCAACGACAAGTACGTGCTCAGCCGCGAGCTCGGTCGGGGCGAGTTCGGCATCACCTACCTCTGCACCGACCGGGAGACCCGTGAAGCCCTTGCCTGCAAGTCCATCTCCAAGCGGAAGCTCAGGACCGCCGTTGACATCGAGGACGTGCGACGAGAG GTTGCCATCATGTCGACCCTGCCAGAGCACCCGAACATAGTGAGGCTCAAGGCGACGTACGAGGACAATGAGAACGTCCATATCGTGGAGGAGTTATGCGAGGGAGGGGAGCTGTTTGATCGGATTGTTGCAAGGGGGCATTACAGTGAGAGGGCAGCTGCCAGTGTAGCGAGGACCATCGCTGAGGTGGTGAGGATGTGCCATGCGAACGGTGTCATGCATCGGGACCTGAAGCCTGAGAATTTCCTGTTTGCTAACAAGAAGGAGAATGCGGCTCTCAAGGCCATTGATTTTGGGTTGTCCGTATTCTTCAAACCGG GGGAGCGGTTCTCAGAGATTGTGGGAAGTCCATATTACATGGCTCCAGAGGTACTGAAGCGGAACTATGGACCCGAGGTTGATGTGTGGAGCGCCGGTGTGATTCTCTACATTTTGCTATGCGGTGTTCCCCCATTTTGGGCAG ACCATCCCTGGATACAGAATGCAAAGAAGGCTTCAAATGTTCCCCTGGGCGATGTAGTAAGGACTAGGCTGAAGCAGTTCTCTTTAATGAATAGGTTCAAGAAGAAAGCCCTCCGA GTAATCGCAGAACACTTATCTATTCAAGAAGTAGAAGTGATCAGAGACATGTTTGCGTTAATGGACACTGACAATGATGGGAAGGTGACTTATGAAGAACTGAAGGCTGGGCTTCAGAAAGTTGGCTCACAGTTGGCTGAGCCCGAGATAAAGATGCTCATGGAAGTG GCTGATGTTGATGGCAATGGAGTCCTTGACTACGGAGAGTTCGTTGCGGTGACAATTCATTTGCAGCGGATGGAGAATGATGAGCACTTCCGAAGAGCCTTCATGTTTTTCGACAAGGATGATAGCGGTTACATCGAAATGGGAGAGCTCCGGGACGCCTTAGCAGATGAATCGGGGGAGACCGATTCTGATGTCCTGAATGAGATCATGCGCGAGGTTGACACAGACAAG GACGGGCAGATCAGCTATGATGAATTCGTAGCGATGATGAAGACCGGAACCGATTGGAGAAAGGCTTCCCGACAATATTCCCGGGAGAGATTCAAGAGTTTGAGCCTTAACTTGATGAAAGACGGGTCGCTCCACCTGCATGATGGCCTCACGGGTCAATCGGTCAAAGTATGA